CTTAACATGTAGGTGGATGAagaattaatataatattataatttatttttataaaaaaaaaaggatttcaGGGGAGGTCCCTCGCACGCATGCGAAGCACAGCATGATAATAAACTTTCATTTAGTTAAAACATTTTTGACACATTATTTTTCTATTGAAAGAGACCGACCCCAtgccttttttttcttcaccaaaactGCAAAACAACATACaaattctactttttttttttcagctaTTAAAAGTCTCCCGGCCCGTGGAAACAAATAACATTTGCTTTATTTTGCTTCATAATAACAATACTAAAATTTCAAAGTCTCTTTTACCCATTCAAATCTTCACAATTTGACGTGGTTCCATGGGCTTTATGGAGGGTTTTGTTGGCTTTGTTTTTGGACTTCACTTGTGTTTTTGGATATCTTGGACCTATGATTTTCTATTTAGGATTTTTGGTGTGGTTTTTCTTGTGTGGCGGGTTGTTTCTAGGAGGTTTAGTTTATGAGTTTCAGCACACTCTAGTGCAGAGAAGTGTTTGAAGCCACAGGGAAGCCCGATGAGTTCCCAACACTTGACCGATTTTCTAATTAAGGCTTTCTGAGAACAACGGTCTTTGAAGAAGGTTTGGCGTTTGGCATTACAATTAGCCGAAAATGAAGGTGTTCATGGCGCTTTTGAGCGCGCAACCAAAGTCTGGGCTCGAACTGGCACTCGAAGTGAAAAGGATCAAGAACCCATGATTTGAAGAATCTAGAGGTTTTGCACAGTATCCTTCCCCCACGTCCGCGACTAGAACGTGGGTATGTAGAGATCAAGTCAGGACTTCAAACCCATGTTGAAGGATCGAGTTAGATCAAGGCAGTTACTTTTTCATGTAGTTTTGATGTTGTGCATTCTTGATGACTAGAGCGTTCTTGATGTAGTTctagaaaaagcaaaaattgtCATATTTTTCTTCACATTGTGACACTTTGATTGGCCCTCGGGTTGTTCTTGACACTAAGATCTATCGTTTTATATTCTCTTAAGTACGCTAACTtaatacatttttattttattttttgacatTTTGATTGGTAAATCCTTTTAATAATGATATTAGTGGAAGTATTTGGATAAATGTTTGGTACTTTAGTAGAGAATTTAATAGTCACGTCCTTGCATTTATTTGATAGTAATTATAAGTTTTTTGTTAAAACATTTTGTAGCGGCCTGAACCCGTCAAAAATTGATGTGGCACGTAAAGTCAGCAAGTCAGCGGTCGAATGAAATCCGCCACAAATACGGTTGTGGCATCTGGGAAGGTGGCGAAcagtaggggtgtacaagggacgggttgggacgggttttggttaaccctaacccggccctaaatattgatcgggccaattcatagaccctaacccgtccctagacccgaagcaacccaacattatgcgggtccaatttaagACGGGTttatgtaggacgggaccgggttggcccgatggacaataagtttaagactatttgatactaattgtaaaatttaaagataataacatagtaaaagagttataagttggaactattttttggaagaaataacttgaaatgatccaattctttcataatctattgcacttgaggtttacattttgtttgatcatttatTCAGCtgtctcacatatgcataatgcacacacatgattttctcttgttagaacaTGAAAGTGTGCATAGTTTGacaaacgtttatttaattcataaggtagatgttagacattttaatctcatctgcacggtaagataaatttgagcaccgtgtatcacattttaatcattataacaaattaaaattttataaaatatatatgtgggacgggccgggtgacccgagtgtcaacccagacccgaccctacccgaagtcgggtaactcaaagatcaacccgaccccggtctcttttaatgatcgggttggcgggtagggtcgggtcttgtacacccctagcgAACAGGGTGACTGTCACGTAAACGGTTAGTGGCCGTTTAAGACCGACACAAAATGCAAAAAAGACCGCTAATAAAAAATGCTTTTATTTAGTGAATCGGGACtgatatactccctccggtcctttttataagaaacactttggagatttttcttggtcctttttataagaaacactcttataaaattaagtcaaattaTCAATACCAATGCAAAGGGACTTATTCCCAATACAAAAATATGGAGGGAAATTGCAACCACCCAATATGTATgatcaacatttatggtaattagcatgattgttcttgtaaaaaggaaaaaacattattggaattaagcatagtagttaattttataaaaaatattaatttccttggtttgtgtgattttgtccaagtttttcttataaaaaggaccgggAGTATCAAGTTTGGATTCATGGATGTGCCATGAAATAAAATCCATGAGTTTGGATTCAAGGAAATTGCTGTAAAAAAAGGTTAAGAAAGGACAATTAACATGTTAATTTCATTACAGGAAGACATCAATAATCATCTTTTCTTTATTAATCTTCCATTCTTCATTCTAAAATGAAGAGAATGGATGTATGTACATCCTCAATTGGAGCTTGGAATTttatataaaatgaaaaaaccAAACTCGAGGATCTTAACTTCTATGATCACATGGGAGTTGGTAATACAGCTAAGGTGTGGCGGCAGCATATTGCATGTAATGGGAGAAGTGATGATAATAGAGATCATCATCCACACTCAATTTTTTCACACTGTCCCTATACTTTTCCATTTTGTCCAATTTTCTGTAAAAGGAAAAGTTGTAGAGATATACAGTGTAAAAAGTTCTGGTGTGAAAAAAGATCAAAACTTCATCCATATTTTTTTGCCAGccaaaaacacacaaaaaagttgaaaatttatctaaagaaaaaaaaaaagtgatgatTATTAATTACTCAAGAAGAGGAGAATCTCATGATCCAAACATTTGATCAAGGAGGATGACAAAGGCCATGGCAAGAGTGGTGTCCATGTCAGGCCGCACAATCAGACGGAAGATGTCTGCACCAAAAGCAACTCCTCCAGCCacagcctctttcttctttatcTCTGCAACCTTTCTCCTTTTGTTATCAAAAACTGCACAGCAACGCTGAGAATATGAACCCTCAACCTCATATGCGACTTCCTTCTTCTTATGGCCATCTTCACAGCGAAGAAGCTGTGTCAAACACCTTTTGTTTAGGATGTTGACATGCTTCTTCGCTGTGAAGAGAGGTTTTCCCGATGCCTCTCCTTCGTACACTAGCCAATTTTCTCCAAAACTTAGCCTCTGTAAATCAATAACATATTCTTTTATGAGGAGTCTAGTACATAAGGAGCGTAAATAACATTTACTAGATATTAAGAGTAAACATAATTCATGAGTGAACCAATTTTTAACGCACCTTATGGCGGATTGTGAGGAGGGGTCTGCCGGCACCATCCATGAGAAGAATCTCATCTTTATTTCTTGCTATGTAGTTATCTACTCTGAATAAAAGACTCCCTTGGCTATTGAAGACGGTGAATCCATTGCAATTTGGCAACAGAGACTTCTTCCACACCGTGAGGACCACCGCTGCGGCACTATGATTGCCGTCTGTGGATTCTTTTTGCCTCTCGGATGGCTCAGATACACGAGCTACCTTTGGGTACACCTTCGTCATTCCTCAACTTAATTAGTTCACCTAATCACAAAACAATGCTAATGGTGTTCTTGCAGGATGGTCTAGTGTTAGATTCACAATGgaagatatatattgatattggaGAAGGGTATACGGTCTCTTATTCCTTTTCCTCCAATATATAGTACTACCAACttgtaatattattattattggaaTAGTAATAGTTGTTAGGGTCATGGTTAGTGAAGTACCAACAAAGTCTATCACATTCACATCTCATAGATAGATAGTTAGACTTCTTAAACATTTAATTTAAGGTCCAATTCCTAAGATGTGAGTATGGAGAATAATTTGTTCAAAGAAGCTTTCTTACTTAATATAATCTCCGAGTCTCGAGAGAATTAATCTCATAACGGCGGTATCAGACTACCTTAAGaagcaaaaaagaaaattttgaatGACCAATAGTGTAAACCATCAATAGTACACACACATTTTTAACTCTAACTCTCACTTTTGATAACCTCACACCATATATATCAAAtagttaatggtcaaattgatCCATGAGTTTGCAAGCGGGTTGGATTTTAGTccctttgaagaaaaaatgatGTTTAGTGGCGGTCAAAAACTGTTAGTAATTGTAAAAATGAccgccactaaacgtcatttttccttagagagactaaaatcaaacttacTTACAAACTCATAAACTAATTTAGC
This portion of the Lotus japonicus ecotype B-129 chromosome 3, LjGifu_v1.2 genome encodes:
- the LOC130749539 gene encoding protein LURP-one-related 8-like encodes the protein MTKVYPKVARVSEPSERQKESTDGNHSAAAVVLTVWKKSLLPNCNGFTVFNSQGSLLFRVDNYIARNKDEILLMDGAGRPLLTIRHKRLSFGENWLVYEGEASGKPLFTAKKHVNILNKRCLTQLLRCEDGHKKKEVAYEVEGSYSQRCCAVFDNKRRKVAEIKKKEAVAGGVAFGADIFRLIVRPDMDTTLAMAFVILLDQMFGS